GCCCATATCCGGGACCTGGCGGAGGTTTAAGGACGGCCGCAGGCCGTACCGGGCCGTGATGGAAGAAGTCACGGGCGGCGAAGGGCACCTCGGCGAGCTAATGAGCGTCGTTTTCAATCAAGGGCTGGACCTGGACTTTGACATCTTTGTCGCTTGCGTGACGGAGAGACTGTACGGGTGGCTTGACGGCGAAGGCCGGGATGCCGGCGGGGAGCTCAGGGAAGCGGTGCAATCAATGATCAACAGCCTGGACAGCGGACTGCTGTCGGCGGAGCGTGAGATGCTCAGGCTTTTGTACCTTCAGGCGGTGACGGCCCTGACGGGCAGTCCGGCCATGAAGCTGCTTCCCGCGGGTGCGCAGCCGGCGATGGTGTTCGACTGGAGAAACCCGGAGTCCCTGGAGGCCTATGTCGCGTACCTGGAGGGCGCCGGAAAGAGCGAGGCCGCTGCCCACGTCAGGGCGGCCGGCGCGGAATTCGGCTTTTTCAGGACGGACGCGGTCGCGTTCGATCCGTTTTAAGTTAGGGGTCAGGCACTTAACTTAAAAGGATGCGGTCGCCCGACGGGCGGCGAGGATGCCGGCGGCGTCGCCGCAGACGGTCAGGTTGGGGATGACGCGCATGGCCGCCCAGGCGGTGCTGTCGGTACTTTGGGCGTAGCCCGGGGTGAGCAGGTTGGGTACGGCCGGGTTGGTCAGGATGTCGGCCGGGATGTAGACGGGGTTCGGCGGGGCCTCCATGGTTTGGACGGGCTCGCCCTTGAGGTAGCCGTTGATGTCGATCCAGTAGAAGCCGAGGCCGATGTGGCCCGGGGAGCCGGCGGCTTCAGGGATGTCGCCGGGCGGCGGCGCGTGGCGGACCTGGTCGGCGGTGAGGGCGAAGCCGCCGTCCCGCAGGCCGTGGATGGTCTCGCGCAGGTAGAGGATCTCGGCCGTAATGGGGCGGCCGGAGCCGTCGCGGACTAGGGTGGCGCCGGCGAAGCCGGGGAAGCGGCGCAGGGCGGCCAGGAAGCGGGGGCTGGCGATCTCGGCGCGGAGGGCGGCGAGGGCCTGGTCGGTGCTGACGGAGCCTTCGGGAGCGTCGTCGGGCCAGCGCGGGGTGCCGCGGTCCAGTTCCTGCCGGCGGCCGTCGACGTTATGCATGAGCAGGACGTTGGCCCACCAGACGCCGGGGGTGTTCTCGGCGATGCTGTAGCCCTTGATGGTGAAGGGATGGGGGCCGTTGTTGTAGGCGGTGATGACCGGGTCGCGCCAGACGAAGTTCGCGCCGCCCCAGCCGACCCAGGTGCCGTCGGCGTCCCGGGAGAAGAAGAACTCGGGCTTACCGCTGATCGGGCTGCGCCAGGCCCCGGCGGCCTCGACGTCGATGCCGCGGAGCTGGAAGGTGAGGGTGACAGCCTGCTGGTGGCGGTCACCGGCGAGGTCCTGACGGCCGACGGTGTGGGGCAGGCCGGCCAGGCGGGCCAGGCGGCCGGTCTCGGAGGCGTCGATGAAGACCTCGCCGCGGATGCGGGTCGGCGGGCCAGCCCAGACGATGGCCTGCGCGGCGGGGTCGTAGCGTACCGGGCAGACGGTGATGCTCTCGATGCCGCCCTGGCGGCCGGTGCGGACGGTCTCGATCTCGGTGT
This DNA window, taken from Thermoanaerobacterales bacterium, encodes the following:
- a CDS encoding FAD-dependent oxidoreductase; its protein translation is DDDAVARGAIGGSFAGCAAARQAAARLPDGARLLMVVPERALGSTGTVGGQNFFDLRRWHGQVVTRGSLTEWLAVFGQGYPTGAMADRLYRDVVAAYRDRIDLLVNTEIETVRTGRQGGIESITVCPVRYDPAAQAIVWAGPPTRIRGEVFIDASETGRLARLAGLPHTVGRQDLAGDRHQQAVTLTFQLRGIDVEAAGAWRSPISGKPEFFFSRDADGTWVGWGGANFVWRDPVITAYNNGPHPFTIKGYSIAENTPGVWWANVLLMHNVDGRRQELDRGTPRWPDDAPEGSVSTDQALAALRAEIASPRFLAALRRFPGFAGATLVRDGSGRPITAEILYLRETIHGLRDGGFALTADQVRHAPPPGDIPEAAGSPGHIGLGFYWIDINGYLKGEPVQTMEAPPNPVYIPADILTNPAVPNLLTPGYAQSTDSTAWAAMRVIPNLTVCGDAAGILAARRATASF